A single genomic interval of Etheostoma spectabile isolate EspeVRDwgs_2016 unplaced genomic scaffold, UIUC_Espe_1.0 scaffold00002357, whole genome shotgun sequence harbors:
- the LOC116675869 gene encoding arachidonate 15-lipoxygenase B (The sequence of the model RefSeq protein was modified relative to this genomic sequence to represent the inferred CDS: added 144 bases not found in genome assembly) codes for MANYEVTLFVGNLACANTFNNIFIKLVGTDGESEHEWLMGASSFTSGAVSSFTVSCPVSIGKLVLIELDKQCLPLFPEDSWYPAKVEVKSPEGDTYNFPIYRWVKDCKVHSFREGTALRIFEDNHHLGRYSRQKELKQREKAYRWDVYVEGMPHCMKAESPLSLPCEIQFSFTKTTEFLYTASTGLTELQLKGLADRKEKWTNIDDVNRVFCCKRTDISDYVQKHWKEDAFFGYQYLNGVNPMLIRRCSALPDNFPVTDDMIFIRGFSLRNEMEKGNIFLCDYKGLDGVKANTINGKKQYLMAPLVLLHRTPDDKLMPIAIQLKQTPAEDNPIFLPTDFEYDWLMAKIFVRSADFSEHQLNVHLLRTHLLAEVFAVALLRNVPMVHPLYKLLIPHTRYTLQINQLARLALISKTGVFTQFAASGGEGMMTILKRSLSSMTYSSLCIPDDIAERGVEAVPNFYYRDDGLKLWDIIQRFVHGVLSFYYKNDDEVKKDSELQKWISDIFEHGFLSQEHTGIPQRFTTVAELIKFVTMVIFTCSGQHSAVNAGQYDYGGWMPNNPISLQLPPPTTKGKTSEATMLQTFPDVNTTVQGMATLWLLSKRSSDFVPFGQYPEDHFSEKIPCKLIKDFQRELDVLSGVINARNKRLEVPYTYMDPTELENSVAI; via the exons GTGTCTAGTTTTACCGTGTCCTGCCCTGTCTCCATTGGAAAGCTGGTCCTGATAGAGCTGGACAAACAGTGTCTCCCACTGTTCCCTGAAGACTCTTGGTACCCCGCCAAGGTGGAAGTGAAATCTCCTGAGGGAGATACCTACAACTTTCCCATCTACCGCTGGGTCAAAGACTGCAAGGTGCACAGCTTCCGAGAGGGAACAG CTCTGAGAATCTTTGAAGACAACCATCATCTTGGGAGGTACAGTCGGCAGAAGGAACTGAAGCAACGAGAGAAGGCCTATCG CTGGGATGTGTATGTAGAGGGAATGCCCCACTGCATGAAGGCAGAGAGCCCTCTTTCTTTGCCTTGTGAGATCCAATTCTCCTTTACTAAGACTACAGAGTTTCTCTACACTGCCTCCACTGG gcTAACTGAACTGCAACTTAAGGGTCTGGCTGATCGCAAGGAGAAGTGGACAAACATTGATGATGTCAATCGGGTGTTCTGCTGCAAACGGACTGACATATCAG ATTATGTCCAGAAACATTGGAAGGAGGATGCTTTTTTTGGCTACCAGTATCTAAATGGTGTCAACCCCATGTTGATCCGACGTTGTTCAGCTCTGCCTGATAACTTTCCTGTCACTGACGACATGATCTTCATCCGTGGATTTAGCTTGAGAAATGAAATGGAG AAAGGCAACATATTCCTGTGTGACTACAAGGGTTTGGATGGAGTGAAAGCAAACACCATCAATGGGAAGAAGCAGTACTTGATGGCTCCACTCGTCCTGCTCCATAGAACACCTGATGATAAACTGATGCCAATTGCTATTCAG CTGAAGCAGACTCCAGCAGAGGACAACCCTATCTTCCTTCCTACTGATTTTGAGTACGACTGGTTGATGGCCAAGATTTTTGTGAGAAGTGCAGATTTCAGTGAGCATCAACTCAATGTTCACCTGCTACGCACTCACCTGCTGGCTGAGGTGTTTGCAGTGGCGCTGCTGCGTAATGTGCCAATGGTGCATCCACTGTACAAG CTCCTTATACCTCACACTCGCTACACTCTGCAGATCAACCAATTAGCTCGGCTTGCCTTAATATCTAAGACTGGAGTTTTTACACAG TTTGCAGCTTCTGGTGGAGAGGGTATGATGACAATCCTGAAGAGATCACTGTCCTCAATGACCTACAGCTCCCTCTGCATACCAGACGACATTGCTGAGCGTGGTGTGGAGGCTGTGCCGAACTTCTACTACAGGGATGATGGACTCAAGCTTTGGGATATCATCCAAAG GTTTGTGCATGGAGTGCTCAGCTTCTACTACAAGAATGACGATGAGGTCAAGAAAGACTCCGAACTGCAGAAGTggatttcagacatttttgaaCATGGATTTCTTTCCCAAGAACACACAG GAATTCCACAACGCTTTACCACCGTGGCTGAGTTGATCAAGTTTGTCACCATGGTGATCTTCACTTGCTCAGGACAACACTCAGCTGTTAATGCTGGACAG TATGACTATGGTGGCTGGATGCCCAACAATCCCATCTCTCTGCAACTTCCTCCACCAACCACAAAGGGGAAAACAAGCGAGGCCACGATGCTACAGACATTCCCTGACGTCAACACAACAGTTCAGGGAATGGCCACCTTGTGGCTACTCAGCAAGCGGTCGTCTGACTTC GTCCCTTTTGGCCAGTACCCAGAGGACCATTTCAGTGAGAAGATTCCCTGCAAGCTGATAAAGGATTTTCAAAGAGAGCTTGACGTGTTAAGTGGGGTCATCAACGCCAGAAACAAGAGGCTGGAGGTCCCATACACATACATGGATCCAACAGAGCTCGAAAACAGCGTGGCCATTTAA